In Spirosoma pollinicola, the genomic window ATGTGGAAACGTAATATCAACACGATGCTGGCACGCAACATTCTGGTCAATAAACTGGCCCCCTTTGTGAATGGAAACCCGGCTGCTACGATCTCTAAATCGTCGACTACCGCGATGACCGCTGCCGATTGGACGAGTGTATTGACGCTCGCCACCAACGGGATCAAAAACGGCGATGTTGTCTTTACCGGTCGCAGTACAGCCTCTAACGCGTTCTTCTCGCCATCAGGGGGTACAGTTGCCTCGTTAGCCACAGGTGTCAATACCTCTACGACGTTCAAGATCAGTGAGCGGTTTATCCAATCGTTCAATACTGGTGACAAGCGGCTGTCGAACAATTTCAACACAGCGACCACCTACAAAAATAACTACACGTTTACTACGCGCTATAGCATTACTGCCAATGGCAATGGAACTCCAGGTGTGTATGTGTATGGTTCCAAAGACGTTGGTGCTTATGAGGTTTATATGGCGGGCAGCTACGAAGAGAACACGTTGATGCTGGCCGAAGCGAACATGCGTCTGGGCAACATTGATACGGGTCTGGGTTTTGTTGATGCCGTACGGACGTATCAGGGCGCAGGTGTAGCCGCCGTAAAAGGCGCTGGCCTGACGCTGGCGGGCGCATTGACCGAATTAACAAAAGAAAGAAGAGTATCGCTGTTCGGCAGAGGGCTGTCTTTCTATGACAATCGCCGGTGGGGCTGGACCTACGATATTTCGGTTGGTGGCGGCAGCTATGGTAACACCATCGTGACCACTGCCGGTGTAGTGAACACGAAAGCTACCATTAACTATAACTTCATGGATTACTGGGATGTGCCCGCCGATGAAACGGTACTGAATCCACCGACGTCGAGTGTGGCTACCAGAAACCCTAATTATTAGGAGGTATAAAATTTGGGATTGACTATCCCAAGCCAATGGCTTACCACCCCCAACCCCCTCCTAAAACAGGAGGGGGCTTAAAAAAGGGTAGCCCGTTAAGGAGCCCCCTCCTAAAACAGGAGGGGGTTGGGGGTGGTCTGCTAACGCCAAGAGCCATATTAACCAACTCTATAAAATCAAAAGCCTTCTGAATTGTCAATCCTGCCAAAGCGGTAGGAACGACAGGTCAGAAGGCTTTTCTGATTTAAAGCTTATAGAGATTAAACGCTGTGAGTGACAGCGATATTCATCATTTTTCGTCACTAACTGGCACAGAATCGGCCTGTTGTTTCGGTTGGGAGGCAGCATCGCCCGGCACTTCGCCTTTAGGCCCGCGACGACGCTTTTTGCGACGTTTTGGTTTATCGGAGAGTTGTCCGTCCACAGCAGGGCGAACTTGTGCCAATGTTTCTGATGCCCCATTTACGGGTGTTTCCAGACTACCATTTTTGGCCTCTGTGCTCGGCAACCGCTCGACTGGCGCAGGAGCCGTTTGACCATCCCTACGCTGACCTCGATTGTCTCCACGGGGGCTATCCCCGCGTTTCCCATCACTATGACGTCCGTCTCCACGAGAGCCGTTTCCACGGCCACCATCTCCACGGCCGCCACCGTCGCGTCCGCTCCGGCCAGACCCACCGCTTCCACGAGAGCCTCCTTTGCCCCGAAGGCCGCTGAACCGTTTGGGGTCGAACACCGGCGATTTGCCCATGCCTAACTCTTCGGTGATCGACTGTTTATCAACTTCGCGCTCAATGAGTTTTTCGATGTTGACGATTCGGTTTTGATCCTGATCGCTGATGAAGGTAATGGCGGTTCCGGTGGTGGCGGCCCGTGCGGTACGGCCAATCCGGTGAACATAATCTTCGGCGTCGCGCGGGATGTCGTAGTTGACAACGTGCGTCAGGTTGTCAATGTCGATACCTCGTGATAGAACATCGGTAGCGACCAAGATTGGGAAAACTTTGTTTTTGAAATCGCGCAGTACTACTTCACGGTCATCCTGTTCAAGATCAGAGCTAATACCCCGCGAATCGTAACCAAGTTTGCTCAAGGCCCGAACGATACTATTCACTTCCGACTTGCGGGATGTGAACAACACCATGCTCTGCACAGGTTTCGTACTGTTTTTGATCAGATGTGCCAGTAACGGCAGTTTTTGATTGTCGAAGGCCAGGTAAAATTGCTGATCAATACCGGCGGCTGGTTTCGACACGGCCAGCCTGATTTCTTCGGGTTCGGTCAGCAATTTCTTCGAGAACTCCCGGATTTTGTTGGGCATCGTCGCCGAGAAAAGCAACGTTTGCCGTTTGACCGGAATCTTCTCAACTATATTCATGATGTCGTCCGAAAAACCCATGTCGAGCATTTTGTCGGCCTCATCGAGCACCAGATAGTCTATTTTATCGAATTTGACATAGCCCAGTTGCATATGAGCAATGAGTCGTCCCGGTGTGGCGATAATAATGTCGGCACCGGTTTCGAGGGCTTTGCGTTGCTTGTCCCAATCGTCGCCTTTGCCCCCGCCGTAGATAGCGATGCTGTTGGCCTGAACAAAATACCCAAAACCTTCCACCTGCTCGTCAATCTGTTTGGCCAGCTCGCGGGTTGGCACCAGAATGAGGGTACTGGTATGATCGTGGTCGGTATGGGAGATTTTATCGAGCAGCGGGATAAGGTAAGCCGCCGTTTTGCCGGTACCGGTTTGAGCACTGGCGATGAGGTCTTTTCCGGCCAGAATGACGGGAATGGCCATCTCCTGTACGGGAGTGGCTTTTAAGTAGTTCATGGCGTCCACACCGGCCAGCAGGTCGTCGTGGAGATTAAATTCCTGAAATGTCAAGGTAACAGCTAATGAGGGTGGAAAACAGCTGACCTTAACTTCCGGGCCAGCAAACCGCTTGATTTGTAACAAATATAACGAATAACGGCAAAAAACCCTACTTACGCCCGGCTTCAGCAAGGGCATATTACTTACCGGCAAGTATGCCCTTGACATTTGTTTTTATCCGACACAGAAACATGCTTGAAGCCAGATAGAGCGTAGTACCATCGTCGCCCCAGGCCAGATTTGATATCACTTCACCTGTATCGATGCGCCCAAGAAGTTTACTTGCTGGCGATATAACCAATACGCCACCCGGACCGGCCACCCAGCAGTTGCCTTCGCTATCTACCTTAATACCGTCTATCACTTCCTTTGGACGAAATTTAGGCAACGTCGACGCATCGAAAAAAAGGCGCCCTTTCTCCACCGTTCCATCGTCCTTCACTGGATACGTCATAATCTTTTGGTTTAGCGAATCCGATTGCACGACATACAGTAGATTGCCCTTTCCGGGCGAGAAAGACAACCCATTTGGGTAAGTTATATCCCTAATGAGCAAGGTTACGGTTCCGTTGGGTTCCAGTCGGTACACCCCATTCACCGTCGTTTCGCGGGTTGGGTCCTTGTCTTTAAGGGGTAACCCGTAGGGCGGATCAGTGAAATACAAACTTCCATTTGGGTGGGCTACTACATCGTTTGGACTGTTGTATCGTTTACCCTGATAGGCATCGGTCAGCGTGCGTTTGCCGCCTTTTCCTGCCAGCGGCAAGGCAGCAATACGTCGGTCGCCGTGATCGCATACGATTAGTCGCCCCTGCCGGTCAATGGTCATACCATTACTGCCAGGTTCTTCGCTATACGGCAAGTGACCCGTATACCCAGTATGCTCAATATATTTTGACAAGCCAGTTTGCGGTGACCATTTGTAGGTCGTTTGGGCTTTTGTGTCGTTAACCAGCAAATACCCACTCGAATCGGCAACCCGGCTTTTCACCCAAACCGGCCCTTCCAAATGTCCGAAACCGGCAGCGATAATCTCGATTTTCGCATCAGGCGGAATCAACTGGTTGAGTTTGGCATCGTTACGAACAACTTCGCCGATAGTTGCGTATGTCTGCTCTGTTTGAGCAAGTGCCGCACCCGACAAAAACCATCCCAGACAAAGTGTTTTAAATGCAATTCGTTGATACATGCGATAAAGCCATTGGAGACAGTTAATGCCGTTCACAACCGCGTCATTAACTCAAAGGTTATTCAAATCATATATGTTTAGCAAATGGTCTTTCCCAAAAACAGGCAGCAAATTTCCCTAAACCTTACGCTTCTGTTGCCGTTAAACTAGCTACTGACTAACGTATCAAGGAATGAAAATTGCTTATTTGATTGGCTTCATGACACTCACGAATCTGTCACTGAATGCTCAGTCAGGACAATCCCCTGATTTGGAAACGGTTGCCGAGTTTGGCAAACATCAGCCCATTGGCGTGGGTGTGTCGCAGGAAAAGCGCATCTTTATCACCTTCCCGAAGAACAGAGAAAACTACGATTATGGACTGGCCGAGATCGTAGCAGGAAAACGAGTGCCGTACCCAAATGCCGAATGGAATAAATGGGACTCACTGAATCCACAAAACCGATTCATCAATGTGCAGGCCCTTTTCGTTGACCAGACAAACGCTCTCTGGGTACTTGACCCGGCAAACCCGGCCGACGAACCGCCTATATCAGCCGGCATTAAGTTGATGAAGATTAACCTGGCAACGAATCAGGTTGAGACGATTTATCGGTTTGACGACCTGCCCCGCGAACGCACCGGCCTGAACGATATACAGGTCGACACGCGTCGGCAGGTAGCTTATTTATCTGATCCAAAAAGGTCGGCTATTGTGGTGCTGGATTTAAAAACGGGCAAAAGCCGTACCGTGCTGGAAGGGGACAAATCGACTAAAGCCGACCCGGAGTTCAAGCTCAAGATTGATGGACAGGAAGTTAAAGACGATAAAGGAAAGCCCTTCAGCAGTAACGTAAACGGCATTGCCCTTACCCGTGATTTTACCTATCTATATTTCAGGGCCATCAACCAGACCAGGCTGTATCGCATTGCCACGGAATTCCTCAACAACCTTGCCCTGTCGCCCGCAGAGGTATCTTCGCATGTCGAAACTATGGCCGAGACGGGTGTTTCGCACGGTATGGTTGCCGATAAAGCCGGAAACGTATACCTGACCGACTCGCCTACTAAGGCCGTTCGATACCTGACGCCGGGTCGTGAACTTAAAACGCTCGTCCGCGACAGTCGTTTGCTCTGGCCCGACAGCTTCGCCGTTGGCACTGACGGTTATTTATACCTGACAGCCGCCCAGATTCACCGTACCAAACGGTACAATAATGGGCAGGACAAGGTCGATTATCCGTTCCGGCTGTATCGAATGAAGTTGCCGAATCAATAGAAACCTCTCCGTCCTACCATGTAATTATCCCTAATAGTATTAAGACCCCGTTGGTCCTAGGTGATTGTTCCGCTGGATACTACACTGGCCAGAAAACACAGAGCCGGAACTAATCAATTTAGTTCCGGCTCCTGAAATGCAGTGTCAACTCAGCTTAAATCCGTTTATCCAATTGGGAATTAAACGGCTGATTATATTGTCGCTTGCCGTTAGTTTTGTACAATGCATTGGCTACTGCGCCAAACACGGGTGGGAATGGCGGCTCCCCTAGCCCGGTTGGGTCGAGGTCATTTTCGACGAAGTGAACCTCAATCTTCTTTGGTGCTTCGTTATGCCGAATGAGCCGATAATTGTTGAAGTTACTTTGCTCGGCAGCACCATTTTTGTGCGTTAAAGCCCCATAAAATGCGTTGCCAATTCCGTCGACTACTGCTCCCTGTACCATATTCGTGGCAGATTCCGGGTTTACTACAATACCACAGTCCATCGCGCTGAATACCCGCTCCACATACGGCCCGCCATCGCGGGTCACCATATCGACCACATGGGCCGCGTATGAATTATGACAGAAATAAGCGGCAACGCCCCGATGGTACTTCTCATTGTTAGGTTTATTCCAGCCCGACTTATCGCGTACCAGCGTGAGTACACCCGCATACCGGTCGGCGTCATACTCGTTATTCTTGCCAACGGGATTTTCTTTGGCCCGTTTTAAGAGTTCCAGCCGAAACTCGATGGGGTCCTTACCCATTGCTTCAGCCACTTCATCCAGAAACGATTGCTCAGCGGCTGCGTTGAAGTTTGAGCGCGGAGCCCGGAACGCGCCAATCGTGATGTTGGACGGAATCTCCCAGCCTTCTGCCAGGTAGTTATCAACGGCTCCGGCCGGGAACCGATTGGCGTGGATCGCATGCTCCGGTATGCCGCCCCCTTTCACGTGGAATCCGATCAGGTTTTTATTCGCATCCAGCGCGGCACGATACGTTGCGGTGTACATCGGACGATAAATGCCATAGGTCATATCATCTTCGCGGGTGTAGATCAGTTTGATGGGCGCTTTTACTTTTCTGGAAATCAATGCCGCTTCAGACATATAATGTGCATACGCCCGGCGACCAAAGCCCCCACCCATCCGCGTCATCTGAATCTCAATCTTGTCGGCAGGCAGCTTCAGGATTTTTGACAGTGTGGGCTCTACCCAACCCGGAGCCTGCAACGGGCCTACTAACAGGGCTTTTTCATCCGTTACATGGGCGAAGAAATTCATCGGCTCCATCGTATTGTGCGCCAGGAATGGGGCATTGTACGTGCGTTCGATGATCTGGGCCGCATTTTTAAAGGCCGTTTCGGGGTCGCCGTCTTTGCGTAATAGTTGAGCAGGCTTTTTAGCATACTCCTGAAACTTTTCCAGCTGGGCGCTGGTACTTTCTAGTTCACCCGGAACGATAACCGCCCGTTTTCCATCCCTTCCGGCCATCGTATCTTTGGTATCGCCAGCCGGTTCCCAATCCACTTTTAGCTTTTTGCGGGCATTCATGACCTCCCAGGTCGATTTGCCCACCACCACCAGCAACTCGTTGAAAGTGCGGGTATCGAAGCCACCCTGCTCAAACCCGTCTTCATATAATTTCAGGGTAAAAACGTCCTTGATGCCGGGCATTTTAAGGGTCTGCGACGCATCGAACGATTTAAGTTTCATTCCGAAGGCCGGCGGATGCTGAATCATGGCAATGAGCATCCCCTCAGTCCGATAATCCAGACCGAACAGCGGTTTGCCCGTGACTATCTTTTTGCCTTCAACATTTCTGGTCGGTTTTCTAACGATGGTAAACTCCTTCGGGGCTTTTAATTTCACGCCTTTGGGAACTGGAAGCGTAGCGGCTTTACTGGCCATTTCTCCATACTTGGCCGACTTCCCACTCGCATGATGCAACATACCCGCTTTGGTCGTCACTTCAGCTACTGATACTCCCCAGGATTGTGCGGCTGCTTCGCATAACATCTGCCGGGCGGCTGCCCCGGCTTCCCGGAGTGGTTTCCAGTACATACGAACCGAATTACTGCCCCCCGTAAACTGAGGCCCTAATTTTGCGTTATCGTGCGGCCCCATGTCAACCACCACATTTTTCCATTCAGCGTCCAATTCTTCGGCTACCATCATGGGCAGTGACGTCATGACGTTTTGACCAAATTCAGGATTAGGGCAGATGAGTTTAACGACGTTGTTGGCCGTGATTTGAATGTATCCATTGAGCTCGGTCCATTGTTCGGGCAGGTTTAGTGTCTGTAGCTTATCGGCGGCTTTAACTCTTGACAACCAGCTAACGCTGAGCATCATACCCCCACCTGAGAGCAGCGAAGCCTTTAAGAAAGAACGTCGGTTATAAGTCGATTTATTCGTAGTCATGGTCAAGGGTTTATTTACGGGTGGATGACGCAACTCCTTCTTTTGCCGCCGATTTGATGGCCTCTTTGATGCGCAGATACGTGCCACACCGACAGATGTTGCCGCTCATGGCTAGATCGATGTCCTCATCGGTGGGCTTGGGATTGGTCTTTAGCAGCGAAGCCGCGCTCATTATTTGCCCCGACTGACAGTAGCCACATTGAGCCACATCGTGTTCGAGCCATGCTTTTTGTACCAGATGCTCACCCGTAGCCGACAGCCCTTCGATGGTGGTGATGGCTTCCTTGCCTACGGCAGAAATGGGTAGTTGGCAGGACCGTACGGCCGTTCCGTTCAAATGAACCGTGCAGGCCCCGCACTGAGCGATTCCGCAGCCATATTTGGTGCCGGGCATGTCCAGATGATCGCGTAAAACCCAAAGCATGGGCGTGGACGGATCGACGTCCAGCTGCCTGATTTTACCGTTGATTTTCAAGCTATATTTTGCCACAGTGGTAATTAGTAAGGGTTTATACTAAAGTAGTGTATTGATTACTAGAATGCTGATTTTTACGGTCCTTATGATTTATCATGAGTTGATCTGATAAATCAACTGGTTTTATATTGTGAAATCAGCGTTCTACAGTCGATAGTAATGCTGAGCTAGTTGGAACGAAAGATACTGATTGCGATGAATCATTCACATCCCTGGTCCGACGATACTCGTTCGGTGATTAGCCAACGCGTTGTTTAAACAAGCGCATGAAATGCTGAGGGTACTTAAAGCCTAAGTCATAGGCGATTTGACTCACCGATTTGCTTTGGTCAAATATGCGTTCTTTGGCCAGATCAATCACCTTCGCCTGGATATATTCCTGAGCTGTTTTACCGGTTGCTTTCTTCACCAGATCACCAAAATAGTTGGCCGACAAATTCAGTTCACCCGCGCAGTAGGTGACCGTTGGCAAACCTATAGCTTGCGGTTTGTCGGTCAGAAAATAGTCGTTCAGTAGCGTCTCGAACCGTTCCAGCGCGCTTTTGTGCACATTTTCCCGGGTAATAAATTGTCGATCGTAAAACCGGGTGCAGTACCCCAGAAAGAGCTCAAGCGTAGCGACAATCAGCTTTTTAGAGTGCTTGTCGATAGCATGCTCTAATTCGTACTCGATTTTAGAAAAGCAATCCAGTACGATTTGCCGTTCCCGGTTCGATAAATGCAACGCTTCATAGGATTGGTAGCCAAAGAAGGTATATTCCTGAATATGCCGCCCCAGGGATGTACCGTGGATCAGATCCGGATGAAAGACAAGTGCATAGCCTTTAGGCAGATAGGTTTCTCCATTATTATTCACACCAACCACCTGTCCCGGTGCCATAAACACCAGCGTACCTTCCTGATAATCGTAGGTATGCCGACCATAAACCAGATCTCCGCAGTTGACATCTTTTAAAAAAATGGCGTAAAAGCCGAAGTACATTCGGGAGCCCTGTCGGGGAGCCGCCTTTGACAGATCGACGACGCTAACCAGCGGGTGCAGTGTTTCGTTATTATTAAAGACGTTGTAGTCATTGATTGTCTCAAATCGAAGCAAGGTATCCATAGTCCGGTTGGTTATCTGGTTCAAATTTACCGCTTTCCTTCCGTTGTCCATAAGCGATAAACCTTAATCAGTAATAATGGTAGTAACATCTGTAATATGTATACCACTCAGGTCAAGAAATGAGGAGACCTTTGCCCTATAAATAGTCAATACAGGACCTTTATCTGGTAAAAGAAAGCAATTTGAACAGAATCAACATCAATGGAAACAAGAACACTAGGAAAAAGCGGTCTGCAAGTGTCTGCACTGGGCTTAGGTTGCATGGGCTTAAGCTATGGCTATGATCCCGCAACAGACAAACAGGATGCCATTCAATTACTTCGTGCCGCTTTCGACAAGGGTGTCACCTTTTTCGATACGGCGGAAGCTTATGGTCCATTTGCAAACGAAGAACTGTTGGGAGAAGCTTTGCAGCCTTTCCGCAACGAGATAGTGATTGCTACTAAATTTGGCTTTGTGAATGGCGACTCCACCAAAGGGCTGGACAGCCGTCCCGAACGTATCCGGCAGGTGGCCGAAGAAGCTCTGAAACGATTAAGAACCGACCGGATCGACTTATTTTACCAGCACCGCGTTGACCCGAACGTACCTATGGAGGATGTTGCCGGAACGGTGAAAGAACTGATTCTGGAAGGCAAGGTGAAGCATTTTGGCCTGAGCGAAGCGGGTGCAGCGTCGATTCGGAAAGCCCACGCCGTACAGCCCGTAGCCGCCTTGCAAAGCGAGTATTCGCTCTGGTGGCGGGAACCGGAAAAGGAAATACTACCGACGCTGAAAGAATTAGGCATCGGCTTCGTTCCATTCAGCCCCCTTGGCAAAGGATTTCTAACGGGAAAAATTGACGAGAACACGCAGTTCGACAAGACCGATTTCCGCAATGTGGTGCCCCGATTCTCGGAGGAGAACCGAAAAGCCAACCAAAAGCTTGTGGACTTGCTGGGTGACATTGCCAGGCAAAAAGAGGACACACCAGCTCAAATTGCCCTAGCCTGGTTGCTGGCCCAGAAACCCTGGATCGTACCGATTCCCGGCACGACCAAACTACATAGGTTAGAAGAAAACGTTGGCGCTGCGGCAATTACCCTATCCGCTGATGATATTAATCAGATAGATACAGCCTTTGCCGCGATTCCGGTACAAGGCGACCGCTATCCGGCACACCTGCTAAAGCGGGTGGGTAATTAATCCTGTTGGCTGCTTGAGCCAGCTCAAGCAGCCAACAGGAAATGAGTTAACAAACCAAGGATCTGGCGGTCTATCTCTATGCGCCTGCTTATAGCCCCTATTTGAGAAGCCTTGAAAATTCGTTTAACACCAAATCAATCGAGCCTAATTTGTTAAACAAATGGAGGACTTGAGCAGCTTCTTCAAAACAGGCTTCGATCAGGTTAATAACCAATTCACATTTGTTACTAGTTGGTGGGAGATATATCAGGACAAGCTTTACTTTTGTGCTACTCATCTCGTGGCATATGCTCAATCGTTTACTCCCAACAGTACTATTTCTCGGTTTCCTTTCTCCTGCAATACTCTTTGCCCAAACGTCAACGCCATCGCTGGAGGACACGCTCCAGCTTAATGAAGTTGTTGTTCGGGGATACGCTACCAACCGGCGATTGCTGGAAACACCGGCTTCGGTGGGTCTGCTCACACGCCGGGATTTGAACCAGCGGTTTGGCACACCTACGCTCGTGCCCGCACTGAACACTCTGCCGGGCGTTCGGGCCGACGAGCGGTCGCCGGGGAGTTACCGGCTGGCGATTCGGGGCAGTGCCATCCGGTCGCCGTTTGGTGTTCGCAATATCAAGACCTACTGGAATGAACTTCCGCTTACCGATGCGGGCGGCAACACGCCCCTCAACGCACTGGATGTGCGGGCTCTAGGCCGAATCGAAGTGATCAAAGGGCCATCAGGAAGTTTGTACGGAGCCGGAACCGGCGGCACCATTCTGTTTAGCGGACTGGGTGTACCGGCTGGTAAGACGAGCGTTGAAGTTTCTGCTTTAGGCGGCAGCTATGGTCTGTATGGCAATGGCATTGCGATACAGACCGGCAAAAACAACTCGGCCATATCGCTTAACTACAATCACTTACAGTCTGATGGATACCGTGACCAGAGCGCCGTTGTTCGGGATAACCTCAGCCTGATCGGCTCGTTTAGCGTTAGCCCAAAACGAACGATCTCTGTGCTGGCCTTATATTCAGACCTGCATTATCAAACGCCCGGTGGTCTCAACGAAGCCCAGTTCAAAGCCAATCCGCGTGCGTCGCGTCTGGCCACGGCTACCCTGCCCAGCAGTGCAGCCCAGCAGGCGGGCATCTACCAGAAAGTCGGTTATCTCGGCTTTTCGCATGAATACCGCTGGAACGACCGTATCCAGAACACAACCGTTATCTATGGTTCCACAACCGACTTTGCAAACCCATTTATCACCAACTACGAAAAACGCGCCGATCAGGGGCTTGGTGGCCGAACAATTACCCAAATTCGTTTTCCTAATGGCCCGTTGCCTACGGTCGTGACAGTGGGGGCTGAATACCTGCGAAACTTTACCGTTGACCGAAATTTTGGTAACCGGGGAGGTACGGCAGATACTATCCAGACCGACGAAGAGCTAACGGCACGGCAGTCGACCGTTTTTCTACAGACCGAAACCGAGTTGCCCGCTCATTTCCGTTTAACGGCAGGCTTAAGCCGGAATGATGTCCGTTACGGGTTTACCCGCTTCCCAACACGAGCTGCGGGTGCGCTTCCCGCCACGCTTCTGGCTAGAGATTTCGCTCCTGTCTGGCTACCACGCGTCGCTTTGTTGCGCACCTTCGGCCAGAATGTGTCGGCATTTGTGAGCATCAGCACGGGGTACTCAGCCCCATCGAGTCAGGAAGTTCGCCCCTCGGCAGGGGGCTTCAATACAACGCTCAACCCCGAGCGGGGAACGAGCTATGAAGTGGGGGTTCGGGGTTCGGCACTGCACAGTCGACTCCGGTTCGATGTGGCCGTGTATCAGTTTCAACTGCGCGAAACCATTGTTCGGCGGTCAGATGCGGCTGGTGCCGAATTCTTCGTCAATGCGGGCCGAACCGATCAGCGGGGTCTGGAAGCACAGTTCAGTTATGATTTCGTTCTTCCATCGTCACGCTCTACCGTTTCGTTACTACGGCTCTGGAATAGCCTGACACTCACCAATTACCGGTTCCGGGACTACCTGCAAGGCACTGTCGACCTGTCAAACAATAAGGTTCCGGGTGTAGCGCCAACTACCAACGTGACCGGTATCGACGCCGAAACAAACGTGGGCCTTTATGCGCACGTGACCTATTCATTTCTGAAAGAGTTTCCGCTAAACGATGCCAACACTTTTTTGTCTGACCCAACCCAATTGCTCCAGGCAACTCTGGGCTTCCGGCACGCACTCGGCAAAAACTGGGCAATCGACGTGTATGCCAGTGGCGACAATCTCCTGAACAGAACGTACTCGCTGGGATATGACCTGAACGCTGTCGGGAATCGCTATTTCAATGCGGCACCGGCAAGAAACGGCGTCGGTGGCGTTCGATTAAGTGTGAAATGGTGATGATACTGAAAAATTCGGACTGGCGCGGGTATTCACCGCACAGGCGGCCCTGCCGTGCCAGTTAAGAACATATGCTAACCGTCTCCTCCCTTACTAAAGCCTATAACGGGCATGTCGTTCTGACGGTGCCAGAAATGCACCTCTCACCCGGTATTCACTATTTTCAGGGTGGGAATGGTTCTGGCAAAACGACGTTTTTTCGTACCGTTGGGGGGCTTTTGCCCTTTTCCGGGACTATACTGCTGGAAGATCAGTTCGAGATCAATCGCGATCCGGTTGCCTATCGCTTTCGGGTTAATTATGCCGAAGCCGAGCCTCTTTATCCGTCGTTTCTGACCGCCCGCGACCTTGCAGGTTTCGTTGGGAAAGCGAAGAAAGCACCCGCTGGGCAGGTACAAAAACTTGCTGAATTACTAGGTGTCGATACCTTCTGGACGCAGCCCACGGGACAGTTTTCGAGCGGTATGCTTAAGAAATTATCCCTGTTGCTGGCGTTTCTCGGAACTCCCCGACTTTTACTTCTCGACGAGCCTTTAACGACGCTAGACGTGGCCACAGCGGCCAGACTGTTTGACTACATTCGCCAGCTTCGGGCAGAACAGGACGTTTCGTTTCTACTAACCTCACATCAGGATATTAGCCTGACGGGGCTGCCATTAACGGCTATGTGGCAGGTAGGAAATGGACTCATTACACCTGCAACCTAAGCCCGGCCATGTTGACGCTCCTCAACCGCATTTTCGTTAGCTCCTTTTACACTAAAAATGCGGGTACATTTCTGGTAATCATCCTGCTGG contains:
- a CDS encoding xanthine dehydrogenase family protein molybdopterin-binding subunit, whose product is MTTNKSTYNRRSFLKASLLSGGGMMLSVSWLSRVKAADKLQTLNLPEQWTELNGYIQITANNVVKLICPNPEFGQNVMTSLPMMVAEELDAEWKNVVVDMGPHDNAKLGPQFTGGSNSVRMYWKPLREAGAAARQMLCEAAAQSWGVSVAEVTTKAGMLHHASGKSAKYGEMASKAATLPVPKGVKLKAPKEFTIVRKPTRNVEGKKIVTGKPLFGLDYRTEGMLIAMIQHPPAFGMKLKSFDASQTLKMPGIKDVFTLKLYEDGFEQGGFDTRTFNELLVVVGKSTWEVMNARKKLKVDWEPAGDTKDTMAGRDGKRAVIVPGELESTSAQLEKFQEYAKKPAQLLRKDGDPETAFKNAAQIIERTYNAPFLAHNTMEPMNFFAHVTDEKALLVGPLQAPGWVEPTLSKILKLPADKIEIQMTRMGGGFGRRAYAHYMSEAALISRKVKAPIKLIYTREDDMTYGIYRPMYTATYRAALDANKNLIGFHVKGGGIPEHAIHANRFPAGAVDNYLAEGWEIPSNITIGAFRAPRSNFNAAAEQSFLDEVAEAMGKDPIEFRLELLKRAKENPVGKNNEYDADRYAGVLTLVRDKSGWNKPNNEKYHRGVAAYFCHNSYAAHVVDMVTRDGGPYVERVFSAMDCGIVVNPESATNMVQGAVVDGIGNAFYGALTHKNGAAEQSNFNNYRLIRHNEAPKKIEVHFVENDLDPTGLGEPPFPPVFGAVANALYKTNGKRQYNQPFNSQLDKRI
- a CDS encoding (2Fe-2S)-binding protein, yielding MAKYSLKINGKIRQLDVDPSTPMLWVLRDHLDMPGTKYGCGIAQCGACTVHLNGTAVRSCQLPISAVGKEAITTIEGLSATGEHLVQKAWLEHDVAQCGYCQSGQIMSAASLLKTNPKPTDEDIDLAMSGNICRCGTYLRIKEAIKSAAKEGVASSTRK
- a CDS encoding helix-turn-helix domain-containing protein yields the protein MDTLLRFETINDYNVFNNNETLHPLVSVVDLSKAAPRQGSRMYFGFYAIFLKDVNCGDLVYGRHTYDYQEGTLVFMAPGQVVGVNNNGETYLPKGYALVFHPDLIHGTSLGRHIQEYTFFGYQSYEALHLSNRERQIVLDCFSKIEYELEHAIDKHSKKLIVATLELFLGYCTRFYDRQFITRENVHKSALERFETLLNDYFLTDKPQAIGLPTVTYCAGELNLSANYFGDLVKKATGKTAQEYIQAKVIDLAKERIFDQSKSVSQIAYDLGFKYPQHFMRLFKQRVG
- a CDS encoding TonB-dependent receptor; this encodes MLNRLLPTVLFLGFLSPAILFAQTSTPSLEDTLQLNEVVVRGYATNRRLLETPASVGLLTRRDLNQRFGTPTLVPALNTLPGVRADERSPGSYRLAIRGSAIRSPFGVRNIKTYWNELPLTDAGGNTPLNALDVRALGRIEVIKGPSGSLYGAGTGGTILFSGLGVPAGKTSVEVSALGGSYGLYGNGIAIQTGKNNSAISLNYNHLQSDGYRDQSAVVRDNLSLIGSFSVSPKRTISVLALYSDLHYQTPGGLNEAQFKANPRASRLATATLPSSAAQQAGIYQKVGYLGFSHEYRWNDRIQNTTVIYGSTTDFANPFITNYEKRADQGLGGRTITQIRFPNGPLPTVVTVGAEYLRNFTVDRNFGNRGGTADTIQTDEELTARQSTVFLQTETELPAHFRLTAGLSRNDVRYGFTRFPTRAAGALPATLLARDFAPVWLPRVALLRTFGQNVSAFVSISTGYSAPSSQEVRPSAGGFNTTLNPERGTSYEVGVRGSALHSRLRFDVAVYQFQLRETIVRRSDAAGAEFFVNAGRTDQRGLEAQFSYDFVLPSSRSTVSLLRLWNSLTLTNYRFRDYLQGTVDLSNNKVPGVAPTTNVTGIDAETNVGLYAHVTYSFLKEFPLNDANTFLSDPTQLLQATLGFRHALGKNWAIDVYASGDNLLNRTYSLGYDLNAVGNRYFNAAPARNGVGGVRLSVKW
- a CDS encoding aldo/keto reductase, with product METRTLGKSGLQVSALGLGCMGLSYGYDPATDKQDAIQLLRAAFDKGVTFFDTAEAYGPFANEELLGEALQPFRNEIVIATKFGFVNGDSTKGLDSRPERIRQVAEEALKRLRTDRIDLFYQHRVDPNVPMEDVAGTVKELILEGKVKHFGLSEAGAASIRKAHAVQPVAALQSEYSLWWREPEKEILPTLKELGIGFVPFSPLGKGFLTGKIDENTQFDKTDFRNVVPRFSEENRKANQKLVDLLGDIARQKEDTPAQIALAWLLAQKPWIVPIPGTTKLHRLEENVGAAAITLSADDINQIDTAFAAIPVQGDRYPAHLLKRVGN